The genome window CCTCTGAATTTGTACATGCCAATCCACTCCTTCATAAGATGGGTGTACTGTACGGCGCTGCGGTTGAGGATAAAAGAACGATTTTGCATATGTGGACGAGCACAGTCCGGGCACCCAACGCCCCGACCACAACGCAGGCAGCGGATGGAACGAATCCATGGAATCTGATGCACACAACGTGGGCATATACCCGGATAGAGCGAGGATAGGATCGCCCGAGTGCCACATGTCAGACAAGTCGCTCCAGGTGGGGCGAGCAGATGATGGAGGCGTTCGGTAAGGTACTGAGCGTGATCGGTAATGTTGCTGAGCCAGTTAAACATAATCGTGTAAACCTCCAATCTGGTCTGGAGAATCTAATGGTATGTACGGAAATATACGCTGTGTGTACTTTGAAATATGGATGCTAATTCATATATTTAATATTTAGGCAGATCACAATTAACAATTATGTCTGGGATGGTGGATGCAGGTAGCCTTTGCGACGAGCGATGGTGTTCATTTTCCGAATTTGTGCAATAGCCTTCACCTGTGAACGTGTCCGACGAGATGATGCAAAAACCACTCTACCCGCCGGGTCATCCATGGAACGCCCTGCTCTGCCCGCCATCTGAACCAGTGAAGCTTCATCAAAGAGACCATTGTCTGCATCCAAGATAAATACATCGCTCCGTGGAATGGTCACTCCACGCTCCAGAATTGTGGTGGTTACGAGCAGACGAATGGTGCGTTCACGAAAGGCTATAACTTTGCTAGCGCGATCAGGGTCCTGAGATGAAGTTCCTTCGATATGGATTCCGGGAAAAGTATGACGCATCAGATTCACAAATGCCTCTATCTGGGCAATGCGTGTCACAAACACAAATACCTGGGCGTCACGCTCCAATGAAATTTGGATGTTAGATTTCAAAGCAGACGGAAGATTTCGTTTCCTAATACATTCAGCAACGGTAGCCATCTTAATCAATTTTGGCACGGGCAAAGGATGACGGTGGAAACGTACTGGAACTTTGGCATGAGTGAGTTTCCCCTGTGTTGCTTCTCTCTGTAGCCGAGTTGGTGGTGTAGCAGACAGATATATAAAATTCCCATCCGGTTTACAGGAAGATGCCGCCGCGTGAGCGAGCATGGGATCGTTATGGTAAGGGAAGGCATCCAGTTCATCGATTATGACGAGATCGAACCCCTGATAAAAACGCATCAGTTGATGTGTGGTCGCGAGCGTCAGTTGAGCATCTTTCCAACGTTCGTCACTGCCGCCGTAAAGAGTAGCGAGCGAGGTGTCCGGAAAGGCTTTGGCCAGACGCGGAGCCAGTTCCAGTACCACATCCCTGCGCGGGGTAGCGACCAGTGCTCGTCCACCGCGATCCAATGTATGTTGGAGCAGTGGAAAAATCATCTCGGTCTTGCCAGCTCCGGTCACGGCCCACAGCAAGAACCGCCCCGGCCCATCCCCTGCGGGCGGCCGGGCCAAAAACGCAAGCGCCGCGGCTGCTGCCGCGCTCTGCGCTGCGCTAAGCCCCCACCGGGCGAGCCCGCCGCCGGTGGGGGCCATGGCCGTGCCACGCGGTGCTTCGCCGCGTACTGGCACGGCCCCTTGCGCTGCACTGCGTAGCAGCAGCGCACAAGCACGGCTGCGCCCCAGCGCGAGGCAAGCCTCGCAGTAGGCGCACGCCGCCAGGCCGCAGGCAGCGCAGGGCACGCGCTGCCTGGCTTCGCTGCCACAGCGGTGGCAGCGGGGCGCGCTCCGCGCGCGTCCAAGCCACGCGTGCCGACGGCGCGTGGTAGGCCCTTGGAGGGCGGCTGTGATACTCAGCCGCCCGTGCAAGCGCGCGAGCTGCGCAGCCGCGCGCCACTCCCTTGGCGGCTGGGCGGTATCCGCCAGCAACGCCTCCGCCTCGGCCGCCAGTAATTGGCGGCCGCTGATCCGCTCAGCCAGCAGGGCCGCGTCCCGCTCCAGCTGAGCCCACTGCCCGGCGGGATACGACGGCGGCATCCCGCCTACCTGAATGCGACGCGCAGCGACATTCCCCGCTGTGCCCGCTACACCTTTTCTCGCCTCAACTTCCCCCGAGGCCAGTTCATATACATCCAGCTTCCTCGCAAGATAACTCTGCCATTCGCGCTGGCCCCACTGATCCATGCTTCGCTCCATCTCAAAATGTTCAACCAACCAGGATGCCTGACTTAACGGCAACGCCTGATCTAACAGCAACCAGCGCAGCACATGTCGCCCACTTCCTCCCTCTAGCCACCAGGCCACATCCACACGAATATCGAGTGACAACATCATGCTCCACCCTTCCCCTGTACGGCACACATATAAGGCAACCTTCATTTACTCTCCTCCCCCATCGTTATTTTTCCGAACGCAAAAAAGCACATGCCAACCCGGCTATTCGCCGGCGCATGTGCTTCATGTCCATATCCAATCTTCTTATGATCAATCTACTTATGACTATACCAATTGAATCTTCACAGCACAAGGTTATTCACGCATCATACAATTCTTCTAATAACCAGAATCTTTCTATAAAATTGCGAAACTTTTTCCAATCTCTATCGTCTATACTTTTAAATTAAGAGTTCTGACTTCGAAAAACTTATTTTAATGATCACTACGTCG of Paenibacillus sp. FSL R5-0517 contains these proteins:
- a CDS encoding helicase-related protein: MPCAACGLAACAYCEACLALGRSRACALLLRSAAQGAVPVRGEAPRGTAMAPTGGGLARWGLSAAQSAAAAAALAFLARPPAGDGPGRFLLWAVTGAGKTEMIFPLLQHTLDRGGRALVATPRRDVVLELAPRLAKAFPDTSLATLYGGSDERWKDAQLTLATTHQLMRFYQGFDLVIIDELDAFPYHNDPMLAHAAASSCKPDGNFIYLSATPPTRLQREATQGKLTHAKVPVRFHRHPLPVPKLIKMATVAECIRKRNLPSALKSNIQISLERDAQVFVFVTRIAQIEAFVNLMRHTFPGIHIEGTSSQDPDRASKVIAFRERTIRLLVTTTILERGVTIPRSDVFILDADNGLFDEASLVQMAGRAGRSMDDPAGRVVFASSRRTRSQVKAIAQIRKMNTIARRKGYLHPPSQT